The Clupea harengus chromosome 13, Ch_v2.0.2, whole genome shotgun sequence DNA window TGATATGTTATGATGAGGAACTTTTTTATCAGATACTTTGCGTGTGGTATTATATTAATAGAAGTTTAAGATCAAACATGTCCAGTGTTTCTAACCTTTCATCTCAGAGACACAACTGCTGTATTAGTCTTTATGACTCCTCGGTATAGCATTTCAATTATCCAAATGTTGGCATACCGGTATGTTTACAATGTAGGCCTATGTAAAGCACACCATGTGTTGTACAATGGCTTACtgacaaagaaatcatagtTCAGAGATAGATTCTATATATTACTATGAAAGAAGCATTGGGAATCCACCCCCAAACCTGAGTGGGTACAGCATACATCATTTCACTAAATCTCGGGTAGGAGTTTGGTGTAAATGGACGCATTATTGTACAGTATTATGTTTGAGGATTAACATGGATAATAGAGATCATTTAGCCGTCATTatttggagagagaaaagactggCCAACCGCTAtgggcacacatatacacgaaTAGACATTTTCCTTTCCTTACATTTAAATAAGGAAAGTGTTGCTCGCTAACGACATAGTGTAGGCTACATGTTGGTCATAACAGAACGTCTACGGACATAAACGTGCATGCAGCACAAGTTCGAGTGGTACCGCGCATGCGTGCTCTGTATGTTTCTGGGGTTCAACAGAGATTACAGCGGTGGCGTGGGAAGTAAGCAACAGAATGATCAAACACGTCTTTTTGACAGGACCCCCTGGTAACTATTTTAAAAGGACTATCTACTGGCGCTGTTGCATAGGGTACTGCGTTATTCCAGGCAAGCAACACGGAGCTAATTCATCCGACAGCCTCAGTtactagcaagctaacaattGAGCTAAATTAGCCTGTGTTTTGAATCTGTAAGACGAGATGGGTCATTTCAATAAACGCAGCCATGTGTGTATCCTCATTGTGGCTATATCATGAAAATATAGGTTAAACATTGAATTGAGGTCAGCTAAATATAAACTTCTTAGTGCACTTAACTGCCAGCTCTTAGCACGTAACTTTTACATGCACAATTATTGCTCTGTACATCACAGTGATTCTGTTTGAAAAGGTGTTGGTAAGACCACACTAGTACAGAAGGTGTGTGATGCCATGAAAGCTGCCGAGGTGAGCTGCAGTGGCTTTTACACCGAAGAAGTAAGGGTTGGAGGAAGACGAGTCGGGTTCGACATGGTCACGGTCACTGGAGAGCGAGCGCACCTGTCGAGAGTCGGGTAGCTGACTTGAGCATCACAACTTTACTTTTTCCAAACCAGCAAGTTTAGTCTAGCACACATGAAGGTTTGAATCCTAATCTTATTTTTCTAGAAATGAATCTGGTGCTTCTGCCGGAAGACGAGAGTACAGAGTGGGTCAGTATGTGGTCGATCTGCCTTCCTTTGAAAAccttgccctccctctcttcagaCAAGTAAGCACACATGTGTTACAGGCGCGACAGCATCCCCATCTATCTTATCTGAATAACACTTTGTTCAAGTCTCCCATCTCCTACATAAAGAACACAAAACTACTCATTGGAAATCCCCCCATGCCGATCATTGTCTGCGCTAAAACTTCAAGTGCACAATGCTCTGGGTAGTATCATATCATGTACATCGATTTTAC harbors:
- the ntpcr gene encoding cancer-related nucleoside-triphosphatase isoform X2, translated to MQHKFEWYRACVLCMFLGFNRDYSGGVGSVGKTTLVQKVCDAMKAAEVSCSGFYTEEVRVGGRRVGFDMVTVTGERAHLSRVGNESGASAGRREYRVGQYVVDLPSFENLALPLFRQVGGGSEGDRRVFVIDEVGKMELFSQAFIRAVRQTLDCSSCSILGTIPIPKGKPLGLVEEVRGRTDVKVFTITKENRNTIFPDIVATLQQSLKQAS
- the ntpcr gene encoding cancer-related nucleoside-triphosphatase isoform X3, which gives rise to MIKHVFLTGPPGVGKTTLVQKVCDAMKAAEVSCSGFYTEEVRVGGRRVGFDMVTVTGERAHLSRVGNESGASAGRREYRVGQYVVDLPSFENLALPLFRQVGGGSEGDRRVFVIDEVGKMELFSQAFIRAVRQTLDCSSCSILGTIPIPKGKPLGLVEEVRGRTDVKVFTITKENRNTIFPDIVATLQQSLKQAS
- the ntpcr gene encoding cancer-related nucleoside-triphosphatase isoform X1 — protein: MIKHVFLTGPPGNYFKRTIYWRCCIGYCVIPGVGKTTLVQKVCDAMKAAEVSCSGFYTEEVRVGGRRVGFDMVTVTGERAHLSRVGNESGASAGRREYRVGQYVVDLPSFENLALPLFRQVGGGSEGDRRVFVIDEVGKMELFSQAFIRAVRQTLDCSSCSILGTIPIPKGKPLGLVEEVRGRTDVKVFTITKENRNTIFPDIVATLQQSLKQAS